From Diospyros lotus cultivar Yz01 chromosome 4, ASM1463336v1, whole genome shotgun sequence, a single genomic window includes:
- the LOC127800092 gene encoding uncharacterized protein LOC127800092, giving the protein MDGYGHAGRPGSRPDTACLIRTSEHYLRKRILDGCRSFALQAQESDPGNTAAAQILAVADVLKASETRFNGDRPDWYAVLGVTRYSDDRRLIGTRFRSLASLLNPNKNKFASAGEAFGLVRDAWTVLSSPSGKTQFDNELRMVEGRTKIEGQHCGSGDGATFWTVCPYCYYVYEYSKVYQEHCLRCQNRSCGRGFHATPIPSPPPPAVAGNGQYWCLGFSPVAFASQEQGKGFSSWSPFGTVFRETEEKGASNGDRSCPTPDPSTVVVNATDQTEEGNLPKPARKRMKTTAARNSRKIMGRGTRVKRDETVSGHSQGQS; this is encoded by the exons ATGGATGGGTATGGGCATGCTGGCCGACCCGGATCCAGACCCGACACAGCATGCTTGATCAGAACATCAGAGCACTACCTCCGGAAACGGATACTAGACGGTTGCCGGAGCTTCGCGCTCCAAGCTCAAGAGTCCGACCCGGGCAACACCGCTGCCGCCCAGATTCTCGCCGTCGCCGACGTCCTCAAGGCCTCCGAAACCCGCTTTAACGGCGACCGACCCGACTGGTACGCCGTATTGGGAGTGACGCGATACTCCGACGACCGTCGGCTCATTGGGACCCGGTTCCGAAGCCTCGCCTCGCTCCTGAACCCCAACAAAAACAAGTTCGCTTCCGCCGGCGAGGCTTTCGGGCTCGTCCGCGACGCCTGGACGGTGCTGTCGAGCCCATCAGGGAAGACCCAGTTCGACAACGAGCTACGAATGGTCGAAGGTCGGACCAAAATCGAGGGGCAACATTGCGGGTCGGGCGATGGAGCCACGTTCTGGACAGTGTGCCCGTACTGTTACTACGTGTACGAGTATTCGAAGGTCTACCAAGAACATTGCTTACGGTGCCAGAACCGGAGCTGTGGCCGGGGCTTCCACGCCACCCCAATTCCATCTCCGCCGCCACCGGCGGTGGCCGGTAACGGCCAGTACTGGTGTCTGGGGTTTAGCCCAGTTGCGTTTGCCAGTCAAGAACAGGGCAAAGGGTTTTCATCTTGGTCGCCTTTTG GCACGGTGTTTCGGGAGACGGAAGAGAAGGGTGCTTCTAACGGAGACCGTTCTTGCCCAACTCCGGATCCCTCAACTGTTGTTGTAAATGCTACTGATCAAACGGAGGAGGGTAATCTTCCTAAGCCGGCGCGGAAGAGGATGAAAACGACGGCCGCGAGGAATTCGAGGAAGATAATGGGCAGAGGGACCAGAGTTAAGAGAGATGAGACCGTTTCTGGGCATTCTCAAGGACAGAGCTAG